The Alistipes finegoldii DSM 17242 DNA segment GTTGCGGAAGCGTTGAAACGGCGGTTCGGCGACGGGGTCGAGATTCTCTTCGTGGGCGCCGAGGGCAAGATGGAGATGGAGAAGGTGCCCGCGCTGGGCTACCGCATCGTGGGACTGCCCATAGCGGGTCTGCAGCGGCGCATGGACTGGCACAACCTCGCGGTGCCGTTCAAGGTGCTGAAGAGCGTCTCGATGGCCAAGAAGACCATTCGTGAATTCGGGGCCGATGCGGTCGTGGGATTCGGCGGCTATGCCAGCGCTCCGGTGCTGTGGGCCGCGCAGCGGCTGGGCGTGCCGACGGTGATTCAGGAGCAGAACTCCTATGCCGGGCTGACCAACAAGATTCTGGCCAAGCGTGCGAAGCGCATCTGCGTCGCCTATGAGGGGATGGAGCGTTTCTTTCCGGCCGGCAGGATCACGATGACGGGCAATCCCCTGCGGGGCCGTTTCTCGAAAGAGGGGGCCGACCGGGGCGAAGCGTTGGAATATTACGGCTTTACGCCCGATCTTCCGGTGGTGCTGGTCGTGGGCGGATCGCTCGGAACGCGGTCGCTGAACGAGATGATGAAGGCGTGGATACTCGCGCTCGAAGGCGCGGACGCTCCCGTGCAGGTGATCTGGCAGACGGGCAAATATTATGAGCGCGAGATGCAGGCGTTCTTGGCGGCGCATCCGGTTGCGAATATCTGGCAGGGGGCCTTCATCGACCGCATGGACTATGCCTATGCGGCGGCCGATCTGGTCCTCTCGCGCAGCGGGGCGGGGACTGTCTCGGAGTTGTGTCTGGTGGCGAAGCCCGTGTTGTTCGTGCCCTCGCCCAATGTGGCCGAGGATCATCAGACCAAGAATGCCAAGGCGCTGGAAGCCAAGGGCGCGGCGGTCGTGGTGCCCGATGCCGAGGCCCGGACGGCGGCCATGAGGCGGGCGATGGAGCTGCTCTCGGACAAGGAGGCTTTGCGGACGATGAGCGAAAACCTCGAAAAGCTGGCGCGCCCCGATGCGGCGGAGCGGATCGTGGATGAAATCGAAAAGGTAATGAAATAGCGCCGCTTCCGGCGTTTCCCCTGCGCCGCGCGGCGGGTGTTTTTGCCGTGCGGGCGATGAATGCGGCGGGGACCGTGCGGAGGGAGGAGCGGTGCGGAGAACGATAAAACTTAATCGGATGGAGTTTCAAAATATCTATTTTCTGGGAATCGGCGGCATCGGCATGAGCGCCTTGGCGCGTTATTTCCTGCATGAAGGCAAGCGGGTGGCCGGTTACGACCGCACCCCCTCGCATCTGACGGACGAACTGGCGGCCGAAGGTGCTGCGATTCATTTCGAGGACGACGTGCGGCGGATTCCCGCGGAGTTTCTCGACCCGGCGGCGACGATGGTGGTGTATACCCCGGCCGTGCCGCAGGAGCACGGGGAGTATCAATATTTCGTGAGTCACGGGTTCTGCGTCGAGAAGCGTTCGCAGATGTTGGGACATCTCGCCGAGGGCAAGTATGTGATGGCCGTGGCGGGGACGCACGGCAAGACCACGACCTCGACGCTCGTGGCGTGGCTCAACCGCGGCGTGACGGGCGGAGGAAGCGCTTTTCTGGGCGGAATATCGAAGAACTTCGGCGGCAATCTGGTGCTGGGCGCGGGGGCGCGGCTGGCGGTCGAGGCCGACGAGTTCGACCGTTCGTTCCTGCGGTTGTATCCCGACGTGGCGGTGATTACCTCGGCGGATGCCGATCACCTCGATATTTACGGCACGCACGAGGCGGTGAAGGAGGCTTTTTCGCAGTTCGTGCGGCAGATCAGGCCGGGCGGGTTCCTCATTATCAAAGAGGGGGTGGATATCGTGCTGGACAATCCGCAGATCACCGTTTACCGCTATTCGTACGACGTGCCGTGCGACTTCTACGCCCGCAACGTGCAGCTGCTCGAAGGCGGGCATTACCGCTATGACATTGTGACGCCCGGCGGCGTGGTCGAGGGGTGCACGCTCGGCATTCCGGGATGGGTCAATATCGAGAATTCGGTGGCGGCCGCGGCGTCGGTATGGTGCGCGGCGCAGGCCGAAGGCACGACGCTCGATGCGGAACGGCTGAGAGAGGCGCTGGCGTCGTTTGCGGGCGTGAAGCGGCGTTTCGAATTCTATGTCAATACGCCGAAGCAGGTTTACATGGACGACTACGCCCACCATCCGCGCGAGCTGGCGGCGACGCTGACGTCGGTGCGCAAAATGTTTCCGGGACGGCGCATCACGGCGCTGTTCCAGCCGCACCTCTACACGCGGACGCGCGACCTTTACAGGGAGTTCGCCGAGGCGCTGTCGCATGCCGACGACGTGGTGCTGCTGCCGATCTACCCGGCGCGCGAGGAGCCGATCGAAGGCGTGACGTCGGAGATCATCGCCCAAGGCGTGACGGTGCCGTGCCGCATCGTGGAGCGGGCGGCGCTGGCCGATACGGTGGCGGCGATGGACACGGACGTGGTGGTGAGCTTCGGTGCGGGCAACATCGACGCCTGCTGCGGGGCGATCGCCGAAAAGCTGAAAGCGAAGAGTTAGCCGGGAGAACGGCGGCCGGGGCGCATGTCCGCCGGGCCGGATGTAAAAACCGCAGAAGACGAAACGACGGATAATTAGAGAATAAAGACGATTTTGAGAAAATACCTCCGATACGCACTGCTCACGCTTTTGTGGGGCGCCGTGGCCGCATATGTCGTTTATGCGGGGACGGCGGCGGGGAGGCTGCGTGCCGGGAAGAAGGTCGGCAGGGTCG contains these protein-coding regions:
- the murG gene encoding undecaprenyldiphospho-muramoylpentapeptide beta-N-acetylglucosaminyltransferase — its product is MTRKIILSGGGTGGHIYPAVAVAEALKRRFGDGVEILFVGAEGKMEMEKVPALGYRIVGLPIAGLQRRMDWHNLAVPFKVLKSVSMAKKTIREFGADAVVGFGGYASAPVLWAAQRLGVPTVIQEQNSYAGLTNKILAKRAKRICVAYEGMERFFPAGRITMTGNPLRGRFSKEGADRGEALEYYGFTPDLPVVLVVGGSLGTRSLNEMMKAWILALEGADAPVQVIWQTGKYYEREMQAFLAAHPVANIWQGAFIDRMDYAYAAADLVLSRSGAGTVSELCLVAKPVLFVPSPNVAEDHQTKNAKALEAKGAAVVVPDAEARTAAMRRAMELLSDKEALRTMSENLEKLARPDAAERIVDEIEKVMK
- the murC gene encoding UDP-N-acetylmuramate--L-alanine ligase, with the translated sequence MEFQNIYFLGIGGIGMSALARYFLHEGKRVAGYDRTPSHLTDELAAEGAAIHFEDDVRRIPAEFLDPAATMVVYTPAVPQEHGEYQYFVSHGFCVEKRSQMLGHLAEGKYVMAVAGTHGKTTTSTLVAWLNRGVTGGGSAFLGGISKNFGGNLVLGAGARLAVEADEFDRSFLRLYPDVAVITSADADHLDIYGTHEAVKEAFSQFVRQIRPGGFLIIKEGVDIVLDNPQITVYRYSYDVPCDFYARNVQLLEGGHYRYDIVTPGGVVEGCTLGIPGWVNIENSVAAAASVWCAAQAEGTTLDAERLREALASFAGVKRRFEFYVNTPKQVYMDDYAHHPRELAATLTSVRKMFPGRRITALFQPHLYTRTRDLYREFAEALSHADDVVLLPIYPAREEPIEGVTSEIIAQGVTVPCRIVERAALADTVAAMDTDVVVSFGAGNIDACCGAIAEKLKAKS